The genomic stretch TTGcgagtttatttaaattaccttttgttattttacaaaagaagatgaatttaatcacaatttgaaataaaaaagtttatattcatgcaaatatttcttagagatattattttttagaaatataatttttacggtGATTATATAGATTTAGAATGGGCCATTGGAATAAACCGTTTCACTCTGGAGATGACTGGTTTGTGGCCTGACGAGAAATTAAGCCGTCGACAGAAGTTCTTGGCAAATCTGCgcgcttttatcattttcataaCGTTGATTTTTGTGCAAATAATACCTTCGATATTCTCGTTGATGAGGGTATGGGGCGACATGGTGgcaataatagataatttgcAAATCACGTTACCCTTTTCAATCTGTGCGACAAAAATCATCATCATGTGGCTTCGTAAAAAAggtaaagattaatattgcgAATAgctaatatgtttaaatttccTTCTtctcaaagaaatttaaataatttttttttttatttccccactttgaaatatattactttgtcATTTATTTCCCGGAATAATTTCGtgacaattttaatgaaaatatgtgtATCAATATAGctgaatataaagtaaaaaaaattttgatctcgTCATTTTTTGTcctataaaatgatttatatcctTATTATTCGCCGATTCATAACAATAACAATCTAACTCGCGCGAGCTCTGCATTTTGACCCCTTTCAAGATCTCGAATCAATCGTAAGCATGTTGGTGACCGATTGGATTAAAACGAAGACGGAGGAGGAACGCGACATCATGATAAGAAAGGCGAGAATTGCAAGAACGCTCATCATATTCGGCTGCATCATGATGATCTTAGCGATATTTATTCTCATCATCCCGCCGTGTTTCGGTTACTACATGAGATACCTGACAAATATAACGGATCCGGGAAAACCGTTGTTATTGCAAACGTATTATTTGCGAGACATGTCGGTGAGCCCGTATTTCGAGATCGCGTTCGTCGCTCAAGCTATGGCTATCATACTGGGTGCGTTCACCTACACGGGTATCGATAATTTTCTGGGACTGCTCGTCTTTCATATCTGCGCCCAAATGGAGATCCTCAGAAACCGATTGCTTAATATAAatggatttaaaaattttaacgttGGATTGTCGATGAGTGTCCGGAATCACATACGTCTTATCAGGTTGCATATTGAATTCTCTTATTTAGTATTATCACCGACGCAAATcggattgtttttttaatctcctcgacttaaaaagcattttgctATCTCTTttctgattattatataatggacAAAAATCGAGTTATTCAGGCTAATTTAACGTTAgccaatttattaatttatttgtatcatgtattttaatttccaaaaGCGAGAACTATGATAATCTTTTCTAATAAGCAAACCTTATTAAAAGTGcatataattgagaaaaaaatttacaatgaaATTAAAGCCTTGATAATATACATCCGCACTAGATACATTCTGATCAGAGGTACAAAAGTTATATAGAATATCTATGACTAGAATCAAGTGGCTGACACTTTACGGTATGCTATAATACTCCATAGGTCCGTCGATATTATTGACAAAACATTCAATTTAATGCTCCTGGCATTGTTAGTGTATTTCGGTATATTGTTTTGTCTTCAAGGCTTTCTGATCATTAGTGTAAGtttacaagagagagagagagagagagagaaaggagacttattattttgataaataaaatcaaaaattaaaatatctattaccGCACAATATTTCGcacagtataataaatatttatcaccaagctacaaaattctttttcactcTCTATTTCCttatatatctaattgtaaaagttgtaaaaaatgtaattacacacataaaaaagtaattacgCATGCAAACATTATGTTAACGTACATAGATGATTGATGATGGTGGCAACGTTTCCTTCGTGAGAATATGTTGGCTCGTATCAGTACTCATTAATACTTTCGTTCATATGTGCGTTTATTGCGTGGTCGGTGAAATTCTCATTGAAAAAGTAagtatcatttttcaattatgagaaagatttttcttattgtttaattttatccattgtatatatatatatatatatatatatatatatatatatatatatatttatatccacgATTATTTCTTCATAAACAATATTAGCACTTTAGTCTACTACGGCGTTTTAGATCAGCAGTTAACGCATAATAATGATAGCGtgaattttatctttgtgtatatgagagaaatcttaatacacatttatttagataataataatatgtatgcaGTGTGAAGGCATATGTTATGCGGCTTATGAATATGCATGGTATACGCTAAAGCCGAACGAGGCTAGAAGCCTGATGCTGATAATGATTCGCGCTGAAAGGCCTCTCTATATTACAgctggaaaaatatttccaatgaCGTTATCCTTGTTTTGTAGCGTAAGATAGCCTGTTATccttacttaattatttacataattttctgtataatattagattagataatatttaaaaaaaaaatatcttataaatatcttataaatacttatttctatcactaacaataagtctctcttatgtatattttgcttCCAGTTAATCAAGACGTCAGCTGGTTATATATCCGTTCTGCTTGCTAATCGATGATACTTGAACATTGATTTGAACAATTTTCGATAGAATCTCTTTCgttaaagcaataaaaatacacCTTCAAACAGCGTTTAATTAATGAGTCAAACTGATTAATTCGTGTCTTCACGTGAAAAAGTGATAATACTAGTttgaacaaaagaaatattcttatatatatcttatatgtatcagttgtaataaataatcatatttgcattaagagtattttaaattttatcaaaattgctTCATATATCATTCACgcttaattgatttaaaatttcgataaattgtAGAGAGACGTacgtttaaaatgttttaaattaataatattatatttgtacatatgctggaataataaattgtacacATAGCTCACAGACATACTTAAAATAGcagtttacatttaaaaattgttattcaagttattattttttaatacacactCACATCAATTGCACTTTAAACTCTCGCACACATACATTTGTCTCTtgatgtagatatatatacaaaaaattttctctttatctttcattgaaatatattaaatgaaatatattaaatatattaaatatattaaatgtatcacACGTTTTCTTTTG from Cataglyphis hispanica isolate Lineage 1 chromosome 3, ULB_Chis1_1.0, whole genome shotgun sequence encodes the following:
- the LOC126848305 gene encoding odorant receptor 43a-like, producing the protein MDDSKYYGYADLEWAIGINRFTLEMTGLWPDEKLSRRQKFLANLRAFIIFITLIFVQIIPSIFSLMRVWGDMVAIIDNLQITLPFSICATKIIIMWLRKKDLESIVSMLVTDWIKTKTEEERDIMIRKARIARTLIIFGCIMMILAIFILIIPPCFGYYMRYLTNITDPGKPLLLQTYYLRDMSVSPYFEIAFVAQAMAIILGAFTYTGIDNFLGLLVFHICAQMEILRNRLLNINGFKNFNVGLSMSVRNHIRLIRSVDIIDKTFNLMLLALLVYFGILFCLQGFLIISMIDDGGNVSFVRICWLVSVLINTFVHMCVYCVVGEILIEKCEGICYAAYEYAWYTLKPNEARSLMLIMIRAERPLYITAGKIFPMTLSLFCSLIKTSAGYISVLLANR